A window of Chryseobacterium viscerum contains these coding sequences:
- a CDS encoding tetratricopeptide repeat protein, translating to MEEYFGNELVKKFEEMMENNDEFYFDTEELEDIIVYYLELGDFNYADMAVNYGLKLHPNSLDIKIKKLEILLEWEEYNMAKELINELKGASMENTDFLVCYAKYYSSLGNPRKSIEICKKALTLEEEENFLHNFIADEYVNLGDPFNALKHYRKALKEDPTDEYSLENCMVCFSDLNKSEEAIAFLNEYLDEFPYSETAWFEYGQFYFNRKNYDEAIRGYDYLLAINSNSVGVYANKSACYEAMGQYQKAIDTYEEMLELEYTKAFTFYKIGLCNKALKQPILALNAFQKSLREDPQFYLAMMEQSYLYEEMGGMSEALHYAKEATQLNENNLDYQKRLAFLFIDSGKFEESLSCLKKLVDAEPTRFYNWYAYSEVLMLVGEYEDAVTVLNSAIKKHHRAELFYQLSNCFFNLKDQDKGTESLQKALDLDPSLVKDMQKKYPFIKDEVKKVKATKVKKKN from the coding sequence TTGGAAGAGTATTTTGGAAATGAACTTGTAAAAAAGTTCGAGGAAATGATGGAAAACAATGACGAATTCTACTTCGATACCGAAGAGTTAGAAGACATCATCGTTTATTATTTGGAGCTTGGTGATTTTAATTACGCTGATATGGCGGTTAATTATGGTCTAAAGCTTCATCCCAATTCGTTGGATATTAAGATCAAAAAACTTGAAATCCTTCTGGAGTGGGAAGAGTATAATATGGCGAAGGAACTAATCAACGAGTTAAAAGGTGCTTCTATGGAGAACACAGACTTTTTGGTTTGTTACGCCAAATATTATTCGAGCTTAGGAAATCCCAGAAAATCCATTGAAATTTGTAAAAAAGCTTTGACATTAGAGGAAGAAGAAAACTTTCTCCACAACTTTATTGCGGATGAATATGTGAATCTCGGAGATCCTTTTAACGCCCTTAAACATTACAGAAAAGCACTGAAAGAAGATCCAACGGATGAATATTCGCTGGAAAACTGTATGGTGTGTTTCAGTGACCTGAATAAGAGCGAGGAGGCTATAGCCTTTCTTAATGAATATTTAGATGAATTCCCTTATTCTGAAACCGCTTGGTTTGAATACGGACAATTCTATTTCAACAGAAAAAATTATGATGAAGCCATAAGAGGCTACGATTATTTGTTGGCAATCAACTCAAACTCTGTAGGAGTGTATGCCAATAAATCAGCCTGTTATGAAGCCATGGGACAATACCAGAAAGCTATCGATACTTATGAAGAAATGCTGGAACTGGAATACACAAAAGCATTTACTTTTTATAAGATCGGATTGTGCAATAAGGCATTAAAACAGCCTATTCTAGCTTTAAACGCATTCCAGAAATCATTGAGAGAAGACCCTCAGTTTTATCTTGCAATGATGGAGCAGTCTTATCTTTATGAAGAAATGGGCGGAATGTCTGAAGCATTGCATTATGCTAAAGAAGCTACCCAGCTGAATGAAAACAATCTTGATTACCAAAAAAGATTAGCGTTTCTATTCATCGATTCAGGAAAGTTTGAAGAAAGCCTTTCCTGTCTTAAAAAGCTCGTAGATGCAGAACCTACAAGGTTCTACAACTGGTATGCCTACTCAGAAGTTTTGATGTTGGTAGGAGAGTACGAAGATGCGGTAACTGTTTTGAACAGTGCCATAAAAAAGCACCACAGAGCTGAGCTGTTTTATCAGTTGAGTAATTGTTTTTTCAATCTGAAAGATCAGGATAAAGGAACAGAATCACTTCAGAAAGCATTAGACCTTGATCCGTCTTTAGTTAAGGATATGCAGAAAAAATATCCTTTCATTAAAGATGAAGTGAAAAAAGTTAAGGCTACTAAAGTGAAGAAAAAGAATTAG
- a CDS encoding PLP-dependent aminotransferase family protein yields MSKDVLYLKIANSVTEQIKSETLQFGDRLPSLRSAQKLYNVSLNTIKQAYMELESRSLVESRPKYGYYVSQTSQRKLALPSVAQIKVSEGKNTPQDLIDKVFGSIGGTDVTQFALGIPGKSLLPVAKMKKCMIDVMKRKSDSGTNYEPVQGSEVLRREIAKWSMVMEGKITEDDLVITSGAMNAVYNCLMAVTQPGDSVAVESPVYFGILQAIQLLGLKAVEIPTHPITGVDLDALKKVLPKLSACCFVVNYNNPLGFQMPDENKKELVKMLTEHNVPLVEDDVYGNIYFGAGRPKPCKFYDEAGIVMWVGSVSKTLAPGFRVGWVAPGKFKEKIIRQKLVQTVSGPSLFSDVIADFLAHGRYDHHLRMFRKKLYANYLQIQKSVIEYFPDNTKISEPKGGFMLWLELDKRICTEDLYDIAVNQKVNFAPGRMFSQYNQYQNCMRLNYALEWTDRVESDLEKLGKMIKNKI; encoded by the coding sequence ATGTCTAAAGATGTTCTGTACCTTAAAATAGCCAATTCTGTCACAGAGCAGATCAAAAGTGAAACCCTGCAGTTTGGTGACAGGCTGCCTTCACTGAGAAGTGCCCAGAAGTTATACAATGTAAGCCTGAATACCATAAAACAGGCCTATATGGAACTGGAAAGCCGTTCTCTGGTAGAATCACGTCCTAAATATGGATACTATGTAAGCCAGACCTCCCAGCGAAAACTGGCGCTGCCTTCCGTAGCTCAGATAAAAGTTTCAGAAGGAAAAAATACACCTCAGGATCTGATTGATAAAGTATTCGGGAGTATTGGAGGAACGGATGTCACACAGTTTGCTCTTGGGATTCCGGGGAAAAGTCTTCTTCCGGTGGCTAAGATGAAGAAATGTATGATTGATGTAATGAAAAGGAAAAGCGACAGTGGGACCAATTATGAACCCGTGCAGGGAAGCGAAGTGCTGCGTCGGGAAATCGCCAAATGGTCAATGGTCATGGAAGGGAAAATCACAGAAGATGATCTTGTCATTACTTCCGGAGCGATGAATGCCGTTTATAATTGCTTAATGGCTGTGACACAACCAGGAGATTCGGTAGCGGTGGAAAGTCCTGTATATTTTGGAATCCTTCAGGCTATTCAGTTATTGGGATTGAAGGCGGTAGAAATTCCTACTCATCCCATTACAGGAGTGGATCTGGATGCTTTAAAAAAAGTTCTTCCGAAACTCTCTGCATGTTGTTTTGTGGTGAACTATAATAATCCGCTAGGATTTCAAATGCCTGATGAGAACAAAAAAGAGCTGGTTAAAATGCTCACCGAGCACAATGTTCCTTTGGTAGAAGATGATGTCTACGGAAACATTTATTTCGGAGCGGGAAGACCGAAACCGTGTAAGTTTTATGATGAAGCAGGAATTGTGATGTGGGTAGGCTCGGTTTCCAAAACATTGGCACCTGGCTTTAGAGTAGGATGGGTGGCCCCGGGAAAATTTAAAGAAAAAATTATCCGTCAGAAACTGGTTCAGACGGTAAGCGGGCCGTCTTTGTTTTCAGATGTGATTGCCGATTTCCTTGCCCACGGACGTTATGATCATCACCTGAGAATGTTCAGAAAAAAGCTGTATGCCAATTACCTGCAGATTCAAAAATCGGTGATTGAATACTTTCCGGATAATACCAAAATCTCAGAGCCAAAAGGCGGTTTTATGCTCTGGCTGGAACTGGATAAGAGAATCTGTACAGAAGATCTTTATGATATCGCAGTAAACCAGAAAGTAAACTTTGCCCCGGGAAGAATGTTTTCACAATATAATCAGTATCAGAACTGTATGCGTCTGAATTATGCATTGGAATGGACAGATAGAGTAGAAAGCGACCTTGAGAAACTGGGCAAAATGATAAAAAACAAAATTTAA
- the glmM gene encoding phosphoglucosamine mutase: MSLIKSISGIRGTIGGKVNDNLTPLDVVKFASAFGTWLQNNKNKKDLTLVIGRDARISGQMVSSLVTATLQGLGINVVDLGLSTTPTVEIMVPELNADGGIILTASHNPKQWNALKLLNEKGEFITGENGAEVLALAESEDFNYAEVDDLGKYETRDDAFDIHIQQILDLPMVDVEAIKAKNFKVALDAVNSTGGIAIPMLLDKLGCETIKLYCEPTGHFPHNPEPLKEHLGDICELMKKEKADVGVVVDPDVDRLALIDEKGEMFGEEYTLVAVADYLLKHKKGAAISNLSSSRALRDVARSHDSEYFASAVGEVNVVTLMKEKNAVIGGEGNGGIIYPDLHYGRDSLVGVALFLTHLAKENKTVSELRAGYPSYFMGKKKIELTPEIDVDAILSKMEQEYQNEEVSTVDGVKIDFENNWVHLRKSNTEPIIRIYTEAQSQEEADQLGDNIIAKIKSLI; the protein is encoded by the coding sequence ATGTCATTAATAAAATCTATTTCCGGGATTCGCGGAACCATTGGTGGTAAAGTAAATGATAACTTAACACCGCTGGATGTAGTAAAATTTGCATCCGCATTCGGAACCTGGCTTCAGAATAATAAAAACAAAAAAGATCTTACCCTTGTCATCGGAAGAGATGCCAGAATTTCTGGTCAGATGGTTTCTTCTTTAGTAACTGCTACATTGCAGGGATTGGGGATTAATGTGGTAGATCTTGGCCTTTCTACAACGCCAACAGTTGAAATAATGGTTCCTGAGCTGAATGCAGACGGAGGAATCATCCTTACCGCTTCCCACAACCCAAAACAGTGGAATGCTCTTAAATTATTGAACGAAAAAGGAGAATTCATCACCGGGGAAAACGGAGCTGAAGTATTAGCTTTAGCAGAAAGTGAAGACTTCAACTATGCTGAAGTAGATGATCTTGGAAAATACGAAACAAGAGACGATGCTTTTGATATCCATATTCAGCAGATTCTGGATTTACCAATGGTAGATGTAGAAGCGATCAAAGCTAAAAACTTTAAAGTAGCCCTGGATGCTGTAAACTCTACAGGAGGTATTGCCATTCCTATGCTTTTGGATAAATTAGGTTGTGAAACCATCAAATTATACTGTGAGCCTACAGGACACTTCCCACACAATCCTGAACCATTGAAAGAACATTTGGGAGACATCTGTGAATTGATGAAGAAAGAAAAAGCAGACGTGGGGGTTGTAGTAGATCCGGATGTAGACAGATTAGCCCTGATTGATGAAAAGGGAGAAATGTTTGGTGAAGAATATACCTTGGTAGCTGTTGCTGATTATCTGTTAAAACACAAAAAAGGAGCTGCTATTTCCAATCTTTCTTCCAGCCGTGCTTTGAGAGATGTAGCGCGTTCTCATGACTCAGAATACTTTGCCAGTGCCGTGGGAGAAGTAAACGTAGTGACTTTGATGAAAGAGAAAAATGCTGTGATCGGAGGAGAAGGAAACGGAGGAATTATCTATCCTGATTTACATTACGGAAGAGACTCTTTAGTAGGGGTTGCACTATTCTTAACGCATTTAGCTAAAGAAAATAAAACTGTTTCTGAACTAAGAGCAGGATATCCAAGCTATTTCATGGGTAAAAAGAAAATAGAACTGACTCCGGAGATTGATGTAGATGCTATTTTAAGCAAAATGGAGCAGGAATATCAGAATGAAGAAGTTTCTACAGTAGACGGTGTTAAAATAGACTTTGAAAACAACTGGGTTCACCTTAGAAAATCTAACACAGAGCCGATTATCAGAATTTATACTGAAGCTCAGTCTCAGGAAGAGGCTGATCAGTTAGGAGATAATATCATTGCTAAAATTAAGAGTTTAATCTAA
- a CDS encoding DUF4421 domain-containing protein: MNLIKAGLLVLFSLFTAQGKAQSDTTNTKSYADQVMIRMNLDTNIESYIFSEGEGKNTNETILSINNKTKTSFSVDYRIISATVSFSPRFLEENNDDEMKGKSSYTDLSFRFFPGRFIQNVYYKNVRGFYVENMKDLSPEWQEGRDPYIQFPDLRVQTFGGSTSYILNKNFSARSIYTQGEWQKKSSGSWVPFLDYDLTIFRNTIDGVKSKETQYNIGGNIGYFYNWVIGKNVNISPYLALGIGGKFSSYRDIQNEGVKENAQYATIRMQGGLHVGYNTDRFLFGGKMNFKTYAYDQKNNQAVENNNLYGLLYIGYRFAPPKVVKNTYDKIQKKIPVL; the protein is encoded by the coding sequence TTGAATTTAATAAAAGCAGGATTGCTCGTCCTATTTTCTTTATTTACCGCTCAGGGGAAAGCACAATCTGACACCACAAATACCAAGTCCTATGCAGATCAGGTAATGATTCGCATGAACCTTGACACCAATATTGAGAGTTACATTTTCTCGGAAGGAGAAGGTAAAAACACCAATGAAACAATCCTCTCAATCAATAATAAAACTAAGACATCCTTTTCAGTCGATTATAGAATTATAAGTGCGACGGTGTCCTTTTCGCCTAGATTTTTAGAAGAAAATAATGACGATGAAATGAAAGGAAAGAGCTCTTATACCGATTTGAGCTTCAGATTTTTCCCGGGAAGATTTATCCAGAATGTTTATTATAAAAATGTAAGAGGTTTTTATGTAGAAAACATGAAAGATCTGTCCCCTGAATGGCAGGAAGGAAGAGATCCATACATTCAGTTTCCGGATTTAAGGGTTCAAACCTTTGGTGGGTCTACCTCCTATATTCTCAATAAAAATTTTTCAGCAAGAAGCATCTATACACAAGGAGAATGGCAGAAGAAAAGCAGTGGAAGCTGGGTGCCATTCCTGGATTATGACCTTACCATTTTCAGAAATACAATTGACGGGGTAAAAAGCAAAGAGACTCAATATAATATCGGCGGAAATATAGGATATTTCTATAATTGGGTCATTGGAAAGAATGTCAATATTTCACCTTATCTGGCTTTAGGAATTGGAGGAAAGTTTTCCAGTTACAGGGATATTCAGAATGAAGGAGTCAAAGAAAATGCCCAGTATGCAACCATAAGAATGCAGGGTGGTCTTCATGTAGGGTACAATACAGACCGGTTTTTATTCGGAGGTAAAATGAATTTTAAGACCTATGCCTATGATCAGAAAAATAACCAGGCAGTAGAAAATAATAACCTCTATGGACTGTTATATATAGGGTATCGTTTTGCACCACCGAAAGTTGTAAAAAATACCTACGATAAAATCCAAAAAAAGATTCCTGTTTTATAA
- a CDS encoding GNAT family N-acetyltransferase → MNDSKNEVKIVVYEPQYKEAFKALNEEWIKTFFVMEAGDYKLLDHPEEEILNKGGHIAFALLDGEAVGTCALVKTEDHPLTFELSKMAVSPKAQGKKLGYLLGNALVEKAKELNAGKVFLVTNSILVPAIKLYEKLGFIHTPIGHAEYDRADVRMELIFNK, encoded by the coding sequence ATGAATGATAGTAAGAATGAAGTAAAAATTGTAGTATACGAACCTCAGTATAAAGAAGCTTTCAAAGCTTTGAATGAAGAATGGATCAAAACATTTTTTGTGATGGAAGCGGGAGATTATAAACTGCTGGATCATCCGGAAGAAGAGATTTTAAATAAAGGAGGACACATTGCCTTTGCTTTGCTGGATGGAGAAGCAGTAGGAACTTGTGCATTAGTAAAAACGGAGGATCATCCCCTTACTTTTGAGCTTTCAAAAATGGCAGTAAGTCCTAAAGCTCAAGGTAAAAAGCTGGGCTATCTGCTAGGAAATGCATTGGTTGAAAAAGCGAAAGAATTAAACGCAGGAAAAGTCTTTTTAGTGACCAATTCAATACTGGTTCCTGCTATTAAACTTTATGAAAAGCTGGGCTTTATTCATACACCTATTGGTCATGCTGAGTACGACCGTGCAGATGTACGGATGGAGCTGATATTTAACAAATAA
- a CDS encoding quinone oxidoreductase family protein, producing the protein MKAAVVFEKGSIPQYADFPEPEVQENEILVSVKAASIKNLDRARAGGNHYSTENQEHQPMVIGTDGAGYLENGNKVYFFSKKGTVSEKAAADKKMIIPIPEELDFSLAAALPNAVMGSAMALKFKAGMQQGNTVLINGATGITGRIAVQIARLYGAGRVIVTGRNEESLQSLLELGADEVISLKLDDHDFKQKIKEIHNQTLIDIVLDYIWGHSVEMILSAFKGDGTFSHKTKLVTIGGMSGDTIQLSSQILRGTDIQISGSGLGSWTKEESALLFSEIIPEMYQAAVEGKIKMETKEVDIKNIEASWNAEIQSGKRLVIRI; encoded by the coding sequence ATGAAAGCAGCAGTAGTATTTGAAAAAGGAAGTATCCCTCAATACGCAGATTTCCCGGAGCCTGAAGTACAGGAAAATGAAATTTTGGTTTCAGTAAAAGCAGCCTCCATTAAAAATCTCGACAGAGCCAGGGCGGGAGGAAATCACTATTCAACAGAAAATCAGGAACATCAGCCAATGGTTATTGGAACAGATGGGGCAGGATATCTTGAAAACGGAAATAAAGTCTATTTTTTCAGCAAAAAAGGAACGGTATCCGAAAAAGCCGCAGCAGATAAAAAAATGATCATTCCGATTCCTGAAGAACTTGATTTTTCTTTAGCGGCCGCATTACCAAACGCCGTTATGGGATCAGCGATGGCCTTGAAATTTAAGGCTGGAATGCAACAGGGTAATACAGTCCTCATTAATGGAGCAACAGGAATCACAGGTAGAATTGCAGTTCAGATTGCCAGACTATATGGAGCGGGGAGAGTTATCGTTACCGGTAGAAATGAAGAATCTCTGCAGTCTTTGCTTGAGTTGGGCGCTGATGAGGTGATTTCACTCAAGCTGGATGATCATGATTTTAAACAAAAGATAAAAGAAATTCACAACCAGACGCTTATAGATATTGTATTGGATTATATCTGGGGTCATTCTGTAGAAATGATATTGTCCGCCTTTAAAGGAGACGGAACTTTTTCCCATAAAACAAAACTGGTAACAATAGGCGGAATGAGCGGAGATACTATTCAGCTTTCTTCACAGATTCTCAGAGGAACTGATATTCAGATTTCAGGATCAGGATTGGGAAGCTGGACGAAAGAAGAATCAGCACTTTTGTTTTCAGAAATCATTCCGGAAATGTATCAGGCAGCCGTAGAAGGAAAAATTAAAATGGAAACAAAAGAGGTTGATATTAAAAATATCGAAGCCTCATGGAATGCGGAGATACAAAGCGGAAAACGGCTGGTGATAAGAATTTAA
- a CDS encoding DMT family transporter has product MNADKEKWVLLVILSIIWGSSFILIKKSLEHFNPFQVGSLRVLIAGIILLPIAISNYKLFPKKHLKWLILAAFTGNFIPMFLFPIAETEVSSSIAGIINSMMPIFVIIVGGLVWKFETTKKQIIGTLISFTGVCILAFGGGDGGELKMIPIMLLLLATLCYALSTTTVKSKLMEVSSTVLSAFVFSFVLLFPSIIALTGTGFFSELSFSKDNLMGLMFVSLLSVFGTGLAMMMNYRLLKVSTPLFASTVTLVMPIVAIIWGILDGEKLTYLQFIGAGIIIAGLLFLRTNTKK; this is encoded by the coding sequence ATGAACGCGGATAAAGAAAAATGGGTTCTTCTGGTTATCCTGAGTATTATCTGGGGATCATCCTTTATTTTGATCAAAAAATCTCTCGAGCATTTTAATCCTTTTCAGGTAGGATCTTTAAGAGTTCTTATTGCCGGGATTATTTTACTTCCGATTGCCATTTCAAATTATAAACTTTTCCCCAAAAAACATCTGAAATGGTTAATTTTGGCTGCTTTTACAGGAAATTTTATTCCGATGTTCCTTTTTCCAATCGCAGAAACTGAAGTCAGCAGCAGCATTGCGGGAATCATCAACTCTATGATGCCAATTTTTGTGATTATTGTAGGAGGGTTGGTATGGAAGTTTGAAACGACAAAAAAACAAATCATAGGAACATTAATAAGTTTCACGGGAGTCTGCATTCTAGCATTTGGCGGCGGAGACGGCGGGGAATTGAAAATGATCCCAATCATGCTTTTATTATTGGCTACTTTATGCTATGCCCTGAGCACAACGACCGTCAAATCAAAGCTTATGGAGGTTTCTTCCACTGTTTTATCAGCTTTTGTTTTCTCTTTTGTCCTATTATTTCCTTCCATTATTGCATTGACGGGCACCGGATTCTTTTCGGAGTTAAGTTTTTCGAAAGATAATCTGATGGGCCTTATGTTTGTGAGCCTTTTATCGGTTTTTGGAACCGGGCTGGCAATGATGATGAATTACCGCTTGCTGAAAGTTTCCACCCCTCTTTTTGCATCTACGGTTACTTTAGTAATGCCTATTGTTGCTATCATATGGGGAATTTTGGATGGTGAGAAACTAACTTATTTACAATTTATAGGAGCAGGAATCATTATTGCCGGACTTCTGTTTTTAAGAACAAATACAAAAAAATAA
- a CDS encoding Crp/Fnr family transcriptional regulator, which translates to MSPFFFISGMFEHIKKRFPFPKEKWRKFLGRFERMEVPAKTLLLKEDEVSCNAYYIEKGMVRAWYNNDGKDVTFQFFLENTMFSSLESFKKGLPSMVSFETIEPCILYKINKPDVEAFLEEVYENPELRNLFMDALFERVFDYMKHFFSFIKDTPQQRYLNLVKQKPEIIKRVPQHYIASYLGITTVHLSRIKSKILKEKL; encoded by the coding sequence ATGAGTCCGTTCTTTTTTATATCAGGCATGTTTGAGCATATCAAAAAAAGATTTCCCTTCCCTAAAGAAAAATGGAGAAAATTTCTGGGCCGTTTTGAACGTATGGAAGTTCCCGCCAAAACCTTACTTTTAAAAGAAGATGAGGTTTCCTGTAATGCCTATTATATTGAAAAAGGAATGGTGAGAGCCTGGTATAATAATGATGGAAAAGACGTAACCTTTCAGTTTTTTCTTGAAAATACAATGTTCTCATCCCTTGAAAGCTTCAAAAAAGGCTTGCCTAGTATGGTGTCATTTGAGACTATAGAGCCTTGTATTTTATACAAAATCAACAAACCAGATGTGGAAGCGTTTCTGGAAGAAGTCTATGAAAATCCGGAGCTCCGAAATCTCTTTATGGATGCACTTTTTGAAAGGGTATTCGATTATATGAAACATTTCTTTTCCTTCATTAAAGATACGCCACAGCAGAGATACCTGAACCTGGTAAAACAAAAGCCGGAGATTATCAAAAGAGTTCCCCAGCACTATATTGCCTCCTATCTCGGTATTACAACCGTACATCTCAGCAGAATCAAAAGCAAAATATTGAAAGAGAAACTTTAA
- a CDS encoding helix-turn-helix domain-containing protein, giving the protein MSFFGSNIKKIRQVKGLSQKAFADLFDLNRGVISSYEEGRAEPKIETILKVANHFNLNLDKFLTETLQASQLGSASNTDQLMLFPEFTNQNDKETQITTESSNLSILQKILASVDLIYEFTTEKHLLPQYQYGDVVFLNKSGLNTEPINKLLVYTNENLQYISDNQSTKGNIQEYYKIVGYVSTADKNIFTSIFERLERLEKKAGNDQIL; this is encoded by the coding sequence ATGAGCTTCTTTGGAAGTAATATTAAGAAAATACGACAGGTTAAGGGATTAAGCCAAAAGGCTTTTGCAGACTTGTTTGATTTAAACAGAGGGGTTATAAGCTCTTATGAAGAAGGACGTGCAGAACCAAAAATCGAAACCATACTGAAAGTTGCGAATCACTTTAATCTTAATCTTGATAAATTTCTGACAGAAACCCTACAGGCTAGCCAATTGGGAAGTGCTTCAAACACTGATCAGCTTATGCTTTTCCCGGAATTTACCAATCAGAATGATAAGGAAACGCAAATAACAACAGAAAGTTCTAACCTGTCAATATTGCAAAAAATATTAGCATCTGTTGATTTGATCTATGAATTTACTACAGAAAAGCATCTATTACCGCAATATCAATATGGAGATGTTGTATTTCTAAATAAATCCGGTCTGAATACAGAACCTATCAATAAATTATTGGTGTATACAAATGAGAATCTGCAATATATCTCTGATAATCAATCAACAAAAGGAAATATTCAGGAATATTATAAGATTGTAGGATATGTTTCCACAGCAGACAAGAATATTTTCACCAGTATTTTTGAAAGGCTGGAAAGACTGGAAAAGAAAGCCGGAAACGACCAGATATTATAG
- a CDS encoding DUF3127 domain-containing protein, giving the protein MELQGTVKKLFDAQTFASGFQKREMVILTQEQYPQPINIEFLSDKISLLDNLREGENVKVGINIRGREWVSPQGETKYFNSITGWRVEKVSENASEPTQAMSQQSAAPVSNENPFAGDDDDDLPF; this is encoded by the coding sequence ATGGAATTACAAGGAACGGTAAAGAAACTTTTTGATGCTCAAACATTTGCGAGCGGGTTTCAAAAAAGAGAAATGGTTATTTTAACTCAAGAACAGTATCCACAGCCGATAAACATAGAATTTTTATCTGATAAAATCAGTTTATTAGATAACCTTAGAGAAGGAGAAAACGTAAAGGTAGGAATCAATATCAGAGGTAGAGAATGGGTTTCTCCTCAAGGTGAAACTAAATACTTCAACTCTATTACAGGGTGGAGAGTAGAGAAAGTTTCTGAGAATGCTTCAGAACCTACTCAGGCAATGTCTCAGCAATCTGCAGCTCCAGTTTCAAACGAAAATCCGTTTGCAGGAGATGATGATGATGATTTACCTTTTTAA
- the aat gene encoding leucyl/phenylalanyl-tRNA--protein transferase, protein MVRLDENEISFPDPELYDGHEGVVAFGGDLSVERIWFAYQLGIFPWYNPGEEILWWCPDPRFVLFPEEMKVSKSMRKILNRNVFTFSENRNFREVIRNCQKASRKGQSGTWLSDELMHTFIQLHEYGLAKSIEVWQDEELVGGFYGLQIGGVFCGESMFAKVSNASKAGFIHFVESNKNNIELIDCQSHTEHLESLGAKMIPKKEFLKILHENNERG, encoded by the coding sequence ATGGTTCGATTAGACGAAAACGAGATTTCATTTCCTGACCCTGAGCTGTATGATGGTCATGAAGGAGTGGTTGCTTTTGGAGGTGACTTGTCTGTAGAGCGTATCTGGTTTGCTTATCAACTTGGTATTTTCCCCTGGTACAATCCCGGAGAAGAAATTCTATGGTGGTGTCCAGATCCAAGATTTGTACTGTTTCCTGAAGAAATGAAGGTTTCAAAATCAATGAGAAAGATATTAAACAGGAATGTTTTTACTTTTTCAGAGAACAGGAATTTCAGGGAAGTGATCAGGAACTGTCAAAAGGCGAGCCGAAAAGGCCAGTCCGGGACATGGCTTTCTGATGAGCTGATGCATACTTTTATTCAGCTTCATGAATATGGCCTGGCCAAAAGTATTGAAGTGTGGCAGGATGAAGAGCTTGTAGGTGGTTTTTATGGATTGCAGATTGGCGGTGTATTTTGTGGAGAAAGCATGTTTGCTAAAGTGAGCAATGCTTCCAAGGCAGGATTTATCCACTTTGTAGAGAGCAATAAAAATAATATTGAATTGATTGACTGTCAATCTCATACAGAGCATCTTGAAAGTCTGGGTGCTAAAATGATTCCTAAAAAAGAATTTCTAAAAATCTTACACGAAAATAATGAACGCGGATAA